One Brassica napus cultivar Da-Ae chromosome C4, Da-Ae, whole genome shotgun sequence genomic region harbors:
- the LOC106448885 gene encoding uncharacterized protein LOC106448885 has translation MRKWKGIVKTKLIGKRKLETREMSTSLRTTRGSEQRRLQCLQDIQKLQEEIKLLQISNEKLNGVGLDDMSFTELASLGSMLDEGFRIVDEQLDNAHEEITTKQLFEYDLMGGPDWTQRIEKEDLAYQSLLAGRRVALRNKAREFRLSPPETQPWRSDDPERLKLDIDSLEMEKERLRLFNQRMLGKELDGMSYSELFVFSFEISGASRKVVSMKKIKRDEEMGKTKRPRPSVNKEPISPGQI, from the exons ATGCGAAAGTGGAAGGGGATCGTGAAGACTAAACTGATTGGGAAACGGAAGCTCGAGACGAGAGAGATGTCCACATCCTTGAG AACTACACGCGGCTCGGAACAACGAAGGCTCCAGTGTCTACAAGACATCCAAAAATTG CAAGAGGAGATCAAGTTGTTACAGATTTCAAACGA gaAACTGAATGGTGTCGGTCTCGACGATATGAGCTTCACCGAGCTGGCTTCACTTGGAAGTATGTTGGATGAGGGCTTCCGCATTGTGGACGAACAACTAGACAAT GCACACGAGGAAATAACAACCAAGCAG CTTTTTGAGTACGATCTTATGGGGGGACCGGACTGGACTCAAAGAATAGAGAAAGAAGATTTGGCCTACCAATCCCTTCTAGCGGGGAGAAGAGTAGCTTTGAGGAACAAGGCTAGAGAATTCCGCCTCag CCCTCCAGAAACCCAACCTTGGCGTAGCGATGACCCTGAAAGATTG AAGTTGGACATCGACTCTCTGGAGATGGAGAAAGAGAGACTACGTCTTTTCAACCA GAGAATGCTTGGTAAAGAGCTTGACGGTATGAGCTACTCCGAGCTGTTCGTGTTTAGCTTTGAGATATCGGGCGCTAGTAGGAAAGTTGTGTCGATGAAGAAGATAAAACGTGACGAAGAGATGGGGAAGACAAAACGTCCAAGGCCGTCGGTCAACAAG GAGCCAATCTCCCCGGGACAGATATGA